The following are encoded together in the Candidatus Zixiibacteriota bacterium genome:
- the smpB gene encoding SsrA-binding protein SmpB encodes MAEVSIKNIAQNRKARHEYEILDTYETGLVLSGTEVKSLRLGKVQLADSYAVIEAGELWLYHMHITPYEHGSIFNHEPARKRKLLMHKQELRKLYARAVERGLTLVPLRIYFKGKVAKIELALVRGKKLHDKREAISNRDARREIDRNLKERRQ; translated from the coding sequence ATGGCCGAAGTGTCAATCAAGAACATCGCGCAGAATCGCAAGGCGCGCCATGAGTACGAAATCCTCGATACATATGAGACTGGATTAGTCTTATCAGGTACCGAGGTGAAATCGTTGCGGCTCGGCAAAGTGCAGCTTGCTGACAGCTATGCCGTGATTGAAGCCGGCGAGCTGTGGCTTTATCATATGCATATCACCCCATACGAGCATGGGAGTATCTTCAACCACGAGCCGGCGCGCAAGCGCAAGCTCTTGATGCACAAGCAAGAATTGCGTAAGCTGTATGCCCGCGCCGTCGAACGCGGCCTGACGCTGGTGCCCTTGCGCATCTACTTCAAGGGTAAAGTCGCCAAAATCGAGCTGGCGCTGGTGCGCGGCAAGAAATTGCATGACAAGCGCGAAGCTATCTCCAATCGTGATGCGCGTCGCGAGATCGATCGGAATTTGAAGGAACGGCGGCAATAG
- a CDS encoding T9SS type A sorting domain-containing protein — MQLLLSALLTLHSLSAQDLGAADTLRCSNHERPIFAPDSFGVFIYAWSDDTLTAATLTLHYQTDHDIFVSASAGPLVENLEGSVFLVTHHLSQRAVTINWIGFEDHLVAPSGGVLATVYFRMTDLDFCRSGLVLDTCSLWLFESSRFHPLRGNSFVPRNDFPVFIRCVGVDDGSDNASERPAALRLTPPHPNPFNSAVSWQVDISEAEWVSVTIHDILGREVRELAATAFSAGSHSFEWDGTDNAGEQAATGVYFLRVTNATVSKTMKLLLLR; from the coding sequence ATGCAACTTCTGCTGTCGGCGCTGCTGACTTTGCACAGCCTGAGCGCGCAAGACCTTGGTGCGGCCGACACCCTGCGGTGCAGCAACCATGAACGGCCGATCTTCGCTCCAGACAGCTTCGGCGTATTCATTTACGCCTGGAGTGACGACACACTCACGGCAGCGACTCTCACGCTGCACTATCAGACCGATCATGATATATTTGTTTCAGCGAGCGCCGGACCTCTCGTCGAAAACCTTGAGGGTTCGGTGTTTCTTGTCACCCACCATCTGTCCCAGCGTGCTGTGACCATTAACTGGATTGGCTTCGAAGACCACCTTGTCGCCCCGTCAGGCGGGGTCCTGGCCACCGTCTACTTCCGAATGACCGACTTAGACTTCTGCCGCTCGGGGCTGGTACTCGATACTTGTTCGTTGTGGCTCTTTGAGAGTAGTCGATTCCATCCGCTGAGGGGCAACAGCTTCGTTCCGCGCAACGATTTCCCGGTTTTCATTCGTTGCGTGGGAGTCGACGACGGCTCTGACAATGCGAGCGAACGACCGGCGGCGCTTAGATTAACACCGCCTCACCCGAATCCATTCAACTCCGCTGTTTCGTGGCAGGTCGATATTTCCGAGGCTGAGTGGGTAAGTGTCACTATCCACGATATCTTGGGCCGAGAAGTGCGAGAGCTTGCGGCGACGGCGTTTTCAGCCGGTAGCCACAGTTTCGAGTGGGATGGCACAGACAACGCCGGAGAACAGGCTGCGACGGGTGTCTACTTCTTGCGGGTTACGAATGCCACGGTGAGCAAGACAATGAAGCTCCTGCTGCTCCGCTGA
- a CDS encoding glutamate racemase, with protein MPAPNSPIGIFDSGLGGLTVAREIFQLLPSEDVVYFGDVGRYPYGGRSKEIITAFSRQDVSFLIEQGVKLVVAACNTASAIALETIKQECALDMVGVIEPGAVSAVATTKNGIVGVIGTTGTVHSNAYARAIEAIDPKIRVFSMACPLFVPLVEEGYTDKRATFLIAEEYLSPFKNNGIDTLILGCTHYPLLKPVIRQVLGETVQLIDSARETARVVAQRLAASGALNSKSTDGSHKFYVSDVPDQFAQQARHFLGDAVRNAMRVDITKY; from the coding sequence GTGCCGGCTCCCAATAGTCCCATTGGCATTTTCGATTCCGGTCTCGGCGGATTGACGGTCGCGCGTGAGATCTTCCAGTTGTTACCGTCGGAGGACGTCGTCTATTTTGGCGATGTCGGGCGTTATCCCTACGGCGGCCGCTCCAAGGAGATCATTACGGCGTTCTCGCGGCAAGATGTCAGCTTTCTGATCGAGCAGGGCGTGAAACTGGTGGTCGCCGCGTGCAATACGGCTTCGGCAATTGCCCTCGAGACCATCAAGCAGGAATGTGCCCTCGACATGGTCGGCGTCATCGAACCGGGCGCAGTGAGCGCCGTCGCGACTACGAAGAACGGCATCGTCGGGGTCATCGGGACAACGGGCACGGTCCACTCCAATGCTTACGCGCGGGCGATCGAAGCAATCGATCCCAAAATACGCGTCTTCAGCATGGCCTGTCCGCTCTTCGTCCCTCTGGTGGAGGAGGGTTACACGGACAAGCGGGCGACATTCCTGATCGCCGAGGAATATCTGTCACCGTTCAAGAATAACGGCATCGATACGCTGATCCTGGGTTGTACGCATTACCCGCTCCTCAAACCGGTCATTCGGCAAGTGTTGGGTGAGACCGTGCAACTGATCGATTCGGCGCGCGAAACGGCGCGCGTCGTCGCCCAACGGCTGGCCGCCTCCGGTGCCCTCAATTCCAAGAGCACCGATGGTTCGCACAAATTCTACGTGTCGGATGTGCCCGACCAGTTTGCCCAGCAGGCGCGGCATTTTCTCGGCGACGCCGTCCGCAACGCGATGCGGGTCGACATCACCAAGTACTGA
- the hypB gene encoding hydrogenase nickel incorporation protein HypB yields MVEKVVLEKKVLSENDKLAAAIRTDLKARKIAALNLVSSPGSGKTSLVEKTIQALGGEINIAIVAGDVQTENDANRIIKAGGKLVRPIITGGACHLDARMITQALSALDLSGVQLLIIENVGNLVCPASYDLGEDMKVVIMSTTEGDDKPLKYPAMYRRSSVVVINKIDLLGTSDFDLPRAKENALKINGDLKIFETSCRDGRGLTQWYDWLRRFVAAAR; encoded by the coding sequence ATGGTTGAAAAGGTTGTTCTTGAGAAAAAGGTACTATCCGAAAACGACAAACTGGCGGCCGCCATTCGGACCGACTTGAAAGCACGCAAAATCGCTGCACTCAATCTGGTCAGTTCACCCGGCTCCGGCAAGACCAGTCTGGTCGAGAAAACGATTCAGGCGCTTGGGGGCGAAATCAACATCGCTATCGTCGCCGGCGATGTCCAGACGGAAAACGATGCCAACCGCATTATCAAGGCGGGCGGCAAGCTGGTGCGGCCGATCATCACCGGCGGCGCCTGTCACCTCGATGCGCGCATGATCACCCAGGCGCTTTCAGCCCTTGACCTCTCCGGCGTGCAGCTGCTAATCATCGAGAATGTCGGCAATCTAGTTTGCCCGGCGTCTTACGATCTGGGCGAGGATATGAAGGTGGTGATTATGAGCACGACCGAAGGCGACGACAAACCGCTGAAGTACCCCGCCATGTACCGGCGTTCATCGGTGGTGGTGATAAACAAAATCGATCTGCTGGGGACTTCCGACTTCGATTTGCCGCGCGCAAAGGAAAACGCGCTGAAGATCAACGGCGATTTGAAGATTTTTGAGACCTCATGCCGCGACGGCCGCGGGTTGACTCAGTGGTACGACTGGCTGCGACGGTTCGTTGCCGCCGCCAGATAG
- a CDS encoding TonB-dependent receptor: MKKFPLFALAILLLMTAALQAGSITGFVFDRSTDRPAVGVRVAILGTAFVQTTDSVGRFRFADIPGGIYDLEATLADYHPSYLRRLRVGTRQDLQVELRLKPITAEERAKNPNPEFRTGRLLGTVRNTKSGEPLPGAVIRIHELARGAQTDISGNYVIAKVKPGRYTVDATLIGYKQVRNYSIDIYAGEDSQLDFHLDETVLPLGSEVVVYGERPLLDPTVPAAIRTIQPKEISRGTVRDLGEILKELPGVVEIDKELHIRGGRTYETQYMIDGVSVTDPLIRRGYGLSLNANSVKELSLYSGGANAEFGQATSGVVEVLTKEGQERLSGTLNYHNDHLFGKSGFNTDILEASLSGPEPATSKLLKSVGLPGETYFFWSGNFLLTDTYLPYSRDLYSATFGGRSLAPRSDNQFSTLLKLTWKITPLIKLSLSHSGAANINQDRSILETRIRTIDYSYGYPFEYEKILDNFNTYTQKSNQQIISLDYRISLDKQLRLTASRFFTTLRSDVHGKKWTDYIRPVDNLPDTIIAGPDSSVFTVIKGDGFWDSGDGDSWYDHYIENYGFKATYETNVEENYKLKLGLESEHQTVQVLDIYKPWLGESGFGLNYDAYRVRPSTYGGFLQNSINLQGMVFDFGLRYDLWFVGKYAEDALENDSISVLSQVLRDKFEDETQEIFGRRARGSFSPRFGVANQISRSLTLFGSYSRFARKPAPQYLYAKLYTPSQAAYQLYGNPALDYEKVTNIEVGVKYLPTQRAALGISGYIKYIGDYIAATAVSPDPRFPDETYFLYFNLDYATSQGVEVEYIHEYSEFFDLSVSTAFSKARGERSLPADILRGLKARSEGEIYNDVAFDWDKPWQGVLKANFTGPRDSNPRLLGITLPRDWNLNLKFWAQAGKRYTPYRQTTDDFGFTVFVPDGESNSKIGPWWNSLDFSFQKYFRLKQYTLTFFLEGTNILDHKNVTLINPLTGKEYRAGDTIPKGGNLFELPPLAYELPLWNNPTKYLAPRQIKMGLGVSF; the protein is encoded by the coding sequence ATGAAGAAATTCCCGTTATTCGCCCTCGCAATTCTACTGCTGATGACGGCAGCTCTGCAGGCCGGCAGCATCACCGGATTCGTCTTCGACCGCTCCACTGACCGTCCAGCGGTCGGTGTTCGAGTTGCCATCCTCGGAACCGCGTTTGTTCAGACTACAGATAGCGTCGGACGATTCCGCTTCGCCGATATCCCCGGAGGGATTTACGATCTCGAAGCGACCCTGGCGGACTATCATCCGTCATATTTGCGGCGCCTGCGCGTCGGCACCCGGCAAGATTTGCAGGTAGAACTGCGGCTGAAACCGATCACCGCCGAAGAGCGAGCCAAGAATCCAAATCCGGAATTTCGGACCGGTCGCCTCCTCGGCACGGTCAGGAACACCAAGTCCGGAGAACCGTTGCCGGGCGCTGTCATCCGGATCCATGAACTGGCTCGAGGCGCTCAGACCGATATTTCCGGCAACTATGTCATTGCCAAGGTCAAGCCGGGACGCTACACGGTGGATGCAACCTTGATCGGTTACAAGCAGGTGCGCAATTATTCGATCGACATCTACGCCGGCGAGGACAGTCAACTTGACTTTCATCTGGACGAGACCGTCCTGCCGCTGGGCAGCGAGGTCGTGGTTTACGGCGAACGACCGCTGCTGGACCCGACGGTGCCGGCGGCAATCCGAACGATCCAACCGAAAGAAATCTCGCGCGGGACCGTCCGCGATCTAGGTGAAATTCTCAAAGAACTGCCAGGCGTGGTGGAGATCGACAAGGAGTTGCATATCCGCGGCGGTCGCACTTATGAGACGCAATACATGATTGACGGCGTCTCGGTCACCGATCCGCTGATTCGCCGCGGCTACGGGCTGTCGTTGAACGCCAATTCGGTGAAGGAGCTCAGCCTCTATTCCGGCGGAGCCAACGCCGAATTCGGCCAGGCGACTTCAGGAGTCGTCGAAGTGCTGACGAAGGAAGGCCAGGAGCGGCTTTCCGGCACGCTGAACTATCACAACGACCACCTGTTCGGGAAGTCCGGCTTCAATACCGATATCTTGGAGGCGAGCCTGTCGGGACCGGAACCCGCGACCAGCAAGCTGCTCAAGAGTGTCGGCCTTCCCGGCGAGACTTACTTTTTCTGGTCGGGCAACTTCCTGCTGACCGACACCTACCTCCCCTATTCGCGCGATCTCTACTCGGCGACCTTCGGCGGACGTTCACTGGCGCCGCGATCGGACAATCAGTTTTCGACGCTGCTGAAGCTGACTTGGAAGATCACACCCCTGATCAAGCTGTCCCTGTCCCATTCCGGCGCCGCCAACATCAATCAGGATCGCAGCATCCTCGAGACGCGCATTCGAACAATCGATTATTCTTACGGGTATCCGTTCGAGTACGAGAAGATTCTCGACAATTTCAACACCTACACGCAGAAGTCGAACCAGCAGATCATCAGTCTTGACTACCGCATTTCGCTGGACAAGCAACTCCGCCTGACGGCATCCCGCTTCTTCACGACGCTGCGCTCCGATGTCCACGGGAAGAAATGGACCGACTACATCCGGCCGGTCGACAACCTGCCCGACACCATCATCGCCGGTCCGGACAGTTCGGTTTTCACGGTGATCAAGGGCGACGGTTTCTGGGACTCGGGTGACGGCGACAGTTGGTACGATCACTACATCGAGAACTACGGTTTCAAAGCGACTTACGAAACCAACGTGGAAGAGAACTACAAGCTCAAGCTCGGCCTCGAAAGCGAACACCAGACCGTACAGGTACTCGACATCTATAAGCCGTGGCTGGGTGAGTCGGGATTCGGCCTGAATTACGACGCCTATCGCGTCCGTCCTTCGACCTATGGCGGCTTCCTGCAGAACAGCATCAATCTCCAGGGGATGGTTTTCGATTTTGGTTTACGCTACGATCTGTGGTTTGTCGGCAAGTACGCCGAAGATGCTCTTGAGAACGACAGCATCTCGGTGCTCAGCCAGGTTCTGCGGGACAAATTCGAAGATGAGACGCAAGAGATCTTCGGTCGGCGCGCCCGCGGTTCCTTCTCGCCACGGTTCGGCGTCGCAAATCAGATCAGTCGCAGCCTGACGCTGTTCGGTTCTTATTCGCGTTTTGCGCGCAAACCGGCGCCACAGTATCTCTATGCCAAGCTGTACACGCCGTCGCAGGCCGCCTATCAGCTTTATGGCAATCCGGCACTCGACTATGAGAAGGTGACGAACATCGAGGTCGGGGTGAAGTACTTACCGACGCAGCGGGCGGCGCTTGGAATCTCCGGTTACATCAAGTACATCGGCGACTACATCGCGGCGACGGCGGTGTCACCCGATCCGCGATTCCCGGACGAAACCTATTTCCTCTACTTCAATCTCGACTACGCCACCAGCCAGGGTGTGGAGGTGGAGTATATCCACGAATATTCGGAATTTTTCGATCTCTCCGTCAGCACCGCGTTCAGCAAAGCGCGGGGCGAGCGTTCCCTGCCGGCGGATATTCTTCGCGGTCTGAAGGCCCGCTCGGAGGGAGAAATCTACAATGATGTTGCCTTCGACTGGGATAAACCGTGGCAAGGCGTGCTCAAAGCCAATTTCACCGGACCGCGCGACTCCAATCCCCGCCTGCTGGGAATCACGCTGCCGCGTGACTGGAACCTCAACCTCAAGTTCTGGGCGCAGGCCGGCAAACGCTACACGCCCTATCGGCAGACGACCGACGATTTCGGCTTCACGGTCTTCGTTCCGGACGGCGAAAGCAACTCCAAGATCGGCCCATGGTGGAATTCGCTCGACTTCTCGTTCCAGAAGTATTTCCGCCTGAAGCAGTACACGCTGACCTTCTTCCTCGAGGGCACCAATATCCTCGATCATAAGAACGTGACGCTGATCAATCCGCTGACCGGCAAGGAGTATCGCGCCGGCGACACGATTCCGAAAGGCGGCAATTTGTTTGAACTGCCGCCGCTGGCGTACGAACTGCCGCTCTGGAATAATCCGACCAAGTACTTGGCGCCGCGCCAGATCAAGATGGGTTTGGGGGTGAGCTTCTGA
- a CDS encoding hydrogenase maturation nickel metallochaperone HypA, translating to MHELSIAQNIIDAVQTALPEHGLTRVERIGVRIGTLSSVDPEALTFGYQALIAETSLAGSVLAIEMIETRARCRRCREEFVATDFVFVCPKCESSQCDLVSGQELEIVYLEGE from the coding sequence ATGCACGAGCTGTCCATCGCCCAGAACATCATTGACGCCGTCCAGACGGCTCTGCCGGAGCACGGCCTCACCCGCGTGGAGCGCATCGGAGTCCGAATCGGTACGCTCTCCAGCGTCGATCCCGAGGCGCTCACCTTCGGCTATCAAGCTCTAATCGCCGAGACCTCTCTGGCCGGAAGTGTCCTGGCGATCGAAATGATTGAGACGCGAGCCAGATGTCGTCGGTGCCGTGAAGAGTTCGTCGCCACCGATTTCGTGTTTGTCTGCCCCAAATGCGAGTCGTCGCAGTGCGATCTGGTGAGTGGACAGGAGCTGGAAATCGTGTATCTTGAGGGTGAGTGA
- the rdgB gene encoding RdgB/HAM1 family non-canonical purine NTP pyrophosphatase, giving the protein MKLTELLLATNNEHKIREIAAILSDSGIRIRTRSEFADFPEIEEHGATLEENALLKARTIFQRYQIPALADDTGLEVAYLHGAPGVYSARYAGEQCSFEDNNRKLLAELHGVPPEQRGAKFISVIAIAYFGGEVCHRGEVDGMIAEGMQGRHGFGYDPVFYYPPLKKTYAQMSAAEKNAISHRARALVSLRNWLMAAPSV; this is encoded by the coding sequence ATGAAACTCACCGAACTACTTCTTGCCACCAATAACGAGCACAAGATTCGCGAGATCGCCGCAATCCTCTCAGACAGCGGAATCAGAATCCGGACCCGGAGCGAATTCGCCGACTTTCCTGAGATCGAAGAACACGGCGCCACTCTCGAGGAGAATGCGCTGCTCAAGGCGCGCACGATCTTTCAGCGCTATCAAATTCCCGCTCTGGCGGACGACACAGGGCTGGAAGTCGCTTATCTCCACGGCGCGCCCGGTGTGTATTCGGCGCGCTATGCGGGCGAGCAATGTTCGTTTGAAGACAACAACCGCAAACTCCTGGCCGAACTGCACGGCGTTCCCCCGGAACAGCGCGGGGCGAAATTCATCAGCGTCATCGCCATCGCCTATTTCGGCGGGGAAGTCTGCCATCGCGGGGAAGTCGACGGGATGATTGCTGAAGGCATGCAGGGTCGCCACGGCTTCGGCTATGATCCGGTGTTTTATTATCCACCGCTCAAGAAGACTTACGCCCAGATGAGTGCGGCGGAGAAAAACGCGATCTCTCATCGCGCCCGGGCTCTCGTTAGTCTGCGTAATTGGCTAATGGCCGCCCCGTCGGTGTAG
- a CDS encoding O-antigen ligase family protein: protein MQTEQERTGSYSVPEPPPRLITGHGVIIAVYALVAVAVGILVLFAKPAFIAGALAALLVGVLIALYPYIGLICYYIDIVVRPEELFTSLAPLHPARAIASGLLLSTLIHKKYSGESFNFGRDRMSRHFLFFIAAMFATVPLAFWKSDSLQFIMDFLWVYVYYLLLINILTTEFRLKGFVWLMMLATGYNAISSAIGYFSGTLVIAQGIERAAGLTGTDPNTLAVNLLLGIPFLYFSLFWVRNVLLRLVPLVFLTAAIFTIAITGSRSGVIGLVAAALFVWLLSKRKAISGVIAVLVLIASWFALPPQYQERYSTIFAEEKDSSTQGRLDAWKAGWGMFKANPLTGIGVDGFPYAYGSGEYSETRSYLRPHNMYIQLIAEMGVLGVVTFGSLVWYMIATNVRLRRQLAKAGKPEHFLVWVSHSITTATYILFVTAMFGHSLFRGHWYSSAALTLVLMTLTAKVLSDQVSQDAPSAASPR, encoded by the coding sequence ATGCAAACCGAGCAAGAGCGAACCGGGAGTTACTCCGTGCCGGAACCGCCGCCGCGGCTGATTACGGGACACGGAGTCATCATTGCCGTCTATGCGCTGGTGGCGGTCGCGGTCGGGATCTTGGTGCTGTTTGCCAAACCCGCGTTCATCGCCGGCGCGCTGGCGGCGCTGCTGGTCGGCGTGTTGATCGCTCTTTATCCGTATATCGGGCTGATCTGCTACTACATCGACATTGTCGTTCGCCCCGAGGAGCTGTTTACCTCGTTGGCCCCCCTGCATCCGGCGCGAGCCATCGCTTCCGGACTGCTGCTGTCGACTCTGATCCACAAGAAGTACAGCGGCGAGTCGTTCAATTTCGGCCGTGATCGAATGTCGCGCCATTTCCTCTTCTTCATTGCCGCGATGTTTGCCACCGTACCGCTGGCCTTCTGGAAATCGGATTCACTGCAGTTCATCATGGATTTCCTCTGGGTATATGTCTATTACCTGCTCCTGATCAACATCCTCACGACTGAGTTCCGCCTCAAGGGATTCGTGTGGCTGATGATGTTGGCGACCGGCTACAATGCGATCAGTTCGGCGATCGGCTACTTCTCCGGCACTCTGGTGATTGCGCAGGGAATCGAGCGTGCGGCCGGCCTGACCGGAACCGATCCGAACACGCTGGCGGTCAATTTGCTGCTCGGAATCCCATTTCTGTACTTTTCGCTCTTCTGGGTGCGCAATGTCCTTTTGCGCCTGGTACCGCTGGTGTTTCTGACCGCCGCCATCTTCACAATTGCGATCACCGGCTCACGTTCCGGCGTGATCGGGCTTGTCGCCGCCGCGCTCTTTGTTTGGCTGTTGTCCAAGCGGAAAGCAATCAGCGGCGTGATTGCCGTCCTGGTGCTGATCGCATCCTGGTTCGCTCTGCCACCACAATATCAGGAACGCTATTCAACGATTTTCGCCGAAGAGAAGGACTCCTCGACGCAGGGGCGTCTGGATGCCTGGAAAGCAGGCTGGGGAATGTTCAAGGCCAATCCGCTGACCGGCATCGGCGTCGACGGCTTTCCCTATGCTTACGGCTCAGGCGAGTACTCCGAGACGCGTTCCTATCTGCGCCCGCACAACATGTACATCCAGTTGATTGCCGAGATGGGCGTTCTGGGAGTTGTTACCTTTGGTTCGCTGGTCTGGTATATGATCGCTACCAATGTCCGATTGCGACGGCAGTTGGCCAAGGCCGGAAAACCTGAACACTTTCTGGTTTGGGTATCGCACTCGATTACCACTGCGACCTATATCCTCTTTGTGACAGCGATGTTCGGCCACTCGCTGTTCCGCGGCCATTGGTACTCCTCGGCGGCCCTGACCTTGGTCTTGATGACTCTGACGGCCAAGGTCTTGAGCGACCAGGTATCCCAAGACGCACCGTCAGCTGCGTCACCTCGTTGA
- a CDS encoding N-acetylmuramoyl-L-alanine amidase, giving the protein MRLFGSLLILLALALAPLSAQSVVLKGVGRGGEIKKITVGQIDYVAGSELFSALQCRAKWNGKEQKFEATLFSHHLVFQPNNVFCSVDAHLYNLVHEPVFRDGDLYLPLNQTVYLLSDVLERVLIYDARRGTISAIGKEFNVVGATLQEKVNGDLLEIMLTRKLDYEVFVSEGNWINITIPDGLVDAGRFDLDRRSDKVIAVRAFQFAGSAQISIQMRINVGSFHTNYAPDPHRIQISLESTNFVVQPTDSAQAPRHDNINPIDVIVIDPGHGGEHDGAIGRNGLREKAVTLDIALRLEELLAANQRFKVVMTRRDDVTVGLEERAKIANDAHGDLYVSIHANSSDIKGAGGSETYFLAAAKSDEARITEMLENSDFEVEIPQSPRKGKDELDFILMDVFQTEYLSQSQQLAESIQEFLRTSLSIKSRGVNQAGFRVLNKVKMPSVLVEVAFISNKIEERLLGQESFRQTAAESIYDGVMKFIDRYEKEVKASAGSQ; this is encoded by the coding sequence ATGCGACTATTCGGTTCACTCCTAATTCTGCTGGCGCTCGCCCTCGCGCCGCTCTCCGCGCAATCGGTTGTACTGAAAGGTGTTGGCCGCGGCGGCGAGATCAAGAAGATTACGGTTGGTCAAATCGACTACGTGGCCGGATCGGAGCTGTTCTCGGCGCTGCAGTGCCGCGCGAAGTGGAATGGGAAAGAGCAGAAGTTTGAGGCGACGCTTTTCAGTCATCACCTGGTCTTTCAGCCGAATAATGTTTTCTGCAGCGTCGATGCGCATCTCTACAATCTCGTGCACGAGCCGGTCTTCCGTGACGGCGACCTCTACTTACCGCTGAACCAGACCGTCTATCTGCTGTCAGATGTGCTTGAACGGGTGCTGATCTACGACGCCAGACGGGGGACGATTTCGGCGATCGGCAAGGAATTCAATGTCGTTGGAGCGACGTTGCAGGAAAAGGTCAACGGCGATTTGCTCGAGATTATGCTTACGCGCAAGCTCGATTACGAAGTCTTCGTGAGTGAAGGCAATTGGATCAATATCACCATTCCTGACGGGCTGGTGGACGCCGGCAGATTCGATCTGGACCGGCGCTCGGACAAAGTCATCGCGGTGCGCGCGTTTCAGTTCGCCGGTTCGGCGCAGATTTCAATCCAGATGCGCATCAACGTCGGCAGCTTTCATACGAACTATGCTCCCGATCCCCACCGCATCCAGATTTCATTGGAAAGCACGAATTTCGTGGTTCAGCCAACCGACTCCGCGCAGGCGCCGCGACACGACAACATCAACCCGATCGATGTCATTGTCATCGACCCTGGCCACGGCGGCGAGCACGATGGCGCCATTGGTCGTAACGGTTTGCGGGAGAAGGCAGTGACCCTTGATATCGCATTGCGCCTGGAAGAACTGCTCGCGGCGAACCAGCGCTTCAAGGTTGTCATGACCCGACGTGACGATGTCACCGTTGGTCTCGAGGAGCGCGCCAAGATCGCCAATGACGCTCACGGCGACCTGTATGTCTCGATCCACGCGAATTCCTCAGATATCAAGGGCGCCGGCGGTTCGGAGACTTATTTCCTGGCCGCGGCAAAGAGCGATGAAGCGCGAATTACTGAAATGCTGGAAAATTCCGATTTTGAAGTGGAGATTCCGCAATCGCCGCGCAAAGGCAAGGACGAACTCGATTTCATCTTGATGGACGTATTCCAGACTGAGTACCTCTCCCAGTCACAGCAACTGGCCGAATCGATCCAGGAATTCCTGCGGACGAGCCTCAGCATCAAGTCACGGGGAGTTAACCAGGCCGGCTTCCGCGTGCTCAACAAGGTCAAGATGCCCTCCGTACTCGTCGAGGTCGCCTTCATTTCGAACAAAATTGAAGAGCGCCTGCTCGGCCAGGAGAGTTTTCGCCAAACGGCCGCCGAGAGCATTTACGACGGCGTCATGAAGTTCATCGATCGATACGAGAAGGAGGTCAAGGCCAGTGCCGGCTCCCAATAG